In the genome of Desulfofarcimen acetoxidans DSM 771, one region contains:
- the pknB gene encoding Stk1 family PASTA domain-containing Ser/Thr kinase, translating to MIGKRLGDRFEIIEQLGGGGMAVVYKGRDTLLHRLVTIKVLRPEFASDEEFVKSFRREARAIASLSHPNIVNIHDVGQEDHIQYLVMEYIDGDNLKNLIKKMGALSTHQAVQIALQVCAALEHAHENNIVHRDVKPHNILITNNGKAKLTDFGIAAETTAATMTHTDTIVGSVHYLSPEQAQGEEAGSKSDIYSLGVVLYEMLTGTLPFTGDNPIAIALKHIKDVPVPLRNIKPDISNKLQDVVLKAISKNPEHRQSSARELALELQAAETTLPAKTGDLDATLIIPVDDFNTRLIPVTKVRSTGAKDSGENHNSVITSQNKSKRPLTWVAVILVLIGLAIGGTLVFRNILTVPDVTLIDVTNDTANEAITRLNQAGFPDVRTEEKYDLKEKGKVVSQNPAPNTIVKKGRTILLYISKGPEMKTVPNLLGKSRQEASIEISNKGFVMAESDPVFSSDIEKDKVAVQSPLANQTAAMGSKISVSFSKGPQIITHEMPNLIGKNLDEAQSQLQQLKLNSTDGITRQSSDQYLPDQVITQTPTQGSSVQEGSSVSLVVSNGPGPTPKDATVEFKVTNDGKEHNVRIQVTDIRGTKEPYNAVHASGEAVSKTVRYYGKANIIVYIDDINVFEKSMD from the coding sequence ATGATCGGTAAACGTTTGGGAGACCGGTTTGAAATCATTGAACAACTTGGCGGCGGGGGAATGGCTGTAGTTTATAAGGGCAGGGATACTCTCTTGCACCGCCTGGTAACTATTAAAGTACTAAGACCGGAGTTTGCCTCGGATGAAGAATTTGTAAAAAGTTTTCGCCGGGAAGCACGGGCTATCGCCAGCCTGTCTCATCCCAACATTGTGAATATTCATGATGTTGGACAGGAAGATCATATTCAATACCTGGTTATGGAGTATATAGACGGGGATAACTTGAAAAATCTCATAAAAAAGATGGGGGCCCTGTCCACGCATCAGGCAGTACAGATTGCTTTGCAGGTATGCGCCGCTTTGGAGCACGCGCATGAGAACAATATTGTTCACCGCGATGTTAAACCGCATAACATACTTATAACAAACAACGGTAAAGCCAAGTTAACCGATTTCGGTATTGCCGCTGAGACCACGGCTGCCACTATGACACATACAGACACGATTGTTGGTTCAGTACATTATCTGTCGCCTGAACAGGCGCAGGGTGAAGAAGCGGGCAGCAAATCGGACATTTACTCGCTTGGCGTAGTGCTGTATGAAATGCTTACCGGTACTCTCCCCTTCACCGGTGACAATCCTATTGCTATTGCTTTAAAACATATTAAAGATGTGCCTGTGCCTTTAAGAAACATCAAACCTGATATTTCAAATAAACTTCAAGATGTAGTTTTAAAGGCCATCAGTAAAAATCCGGAACACCGGCAGTCTTCTGCCAGGGAGTTGGCTCTGGAACTTCAGGCAGCAGAAACAACTCTGCCCGCAAAAACCGGTGACCTGGACGCAACACTGATTATACCGGTTGATGATTTTAATACCAGACTCATACCTGTGACAAAAGTCAGGTCAACCGGTGCAAAAGATTCCGGAGAAAATCATAATAGCGTCATTACGTCTCAAAATAAAAGTAAACGTCCTCTGACTTGGGTTGCTGTTATATTAGTTTTAATAGGTCTGGCCATTGGTGGGACGCTGGTTTTTCGCAATATTTTGACTGTGCCGGACGTTACACTTATTGATGTAACAAACGATACTGCCAATGAAGCCATTACGCGCCTGAATCAAGCCGGTTTTCCGGATGTCAGGACCGAAGAAAAATATGATTTAAAAGAAAAAGGGAAAGTGGTTTCGCAAAATCCCGCCCCCAATACAATCGTGAAAAAAGGCCGTACGATCCTATTGTATATCAGCAAAGGACCTGAAATGAAGACAGTGCCTAATCTGCTTGGTAAGAGCAGGCAAGAGGCTTCCATAGAAATCAGCAATAAAGGTTTTGTCATGGCGGAAAGTGATCCTGTATTCAGCAGTGATATTGAGAAAGATAAAGTAGCGGTGCAATCACCTTTAGCGAATCAAACCGCTGCAATGGGCAGTAAAATATCTGTATCCTTTAGCAAGGGACCTCAAATAATCACGCATGAAATGCCAAATCTGATAGGAAAGAATCTGGATGAGGCACAAAGCCAGCTGCAGCAGCTTAAATTAAACTCGACAGATGGTATTACCCGCCAATCCAGTGATCAATACCTGCCAGACCAGGTAATAACACAGACTCCGACTCAAGGAAGCAGTGTACAGGAAGGATCTTCCGTGTCTTTGGTGGTTAGCAATGGCCCGGGACCCACACCTAAAGATGCTACCGTGGAATTTAAGGTAACCAACGACGGTAAGGAGCATAATGTTAGGATACAAGTAACAGACATTCGCGGCACAAAAGAACCCTATAACGCTGTACACGCATCTGGAGAAGCTGTATCAAAAACGGTACGTTATTACGGCAAAGCCAATATTATAGTTTATATAGATGATATCAATGTTTTTGAAAAATCTATGGATTAG
- a CDS encoding peptidoglycan D,D-transpeptidase FtsI family protein codes for MRKNIIKIGLLLLGSFCFLILYLSYIQIIKGPDLEASEHNKRILAYEKLIHRGRILDCNGDVLAYSEDNSNKRIYTKGGELSPVLGFISERYGRTGIEAAGDRYLLGITPDSRFDKFISRMSGEKSNGYDLTLTIDANIQSLAMKLLAQRKGAVVVLNPGNGEVLALASTPTFDPNQVDETWSQLTTDPDSALLNRATQGAYPPGSVFKLVTEAAALTNNPQVANEVFTCPGYLDVQGFRLKDNSVHGQLQLSKALAVSCNTTFAQLGLSLGAEKFTKAAEGFGFGQKPPLEIPVRASTLAPVDKLTGTQLATTAIGQGDVLASPLQMALVAAAVANQGVIMQPHLFSEVKDSAGNIIYKHQPKVWLNGASSQVTEEIKKGMEMAVVAGTAGKASVQGFQVAGKTGSAENPNGKAHAWFIGFAPSEHPRYVVAVIVENAGAGGAVSAPVAKEIFSALL; via the coding sequence ATGAGAAAAAATATTATTAAAATCGGTTTATTATTGCTTGGCAGTTTTTGTTTTCTGATTTTATATTTGTCTTACATTCAAATCATTAAAGGACCTGATTTGGAAGCTTCTGAACATAATAAAAGAATTTTGGCCTATGAAAAATTAATCCACAGAGGACGTATCTTGGATTGTAATGGTGATGTATTGGCCTATTCGGAGGATAACTCTAATAAAAGAATTTACACCAAGGGTGGGGAACTTTCCCCGGTGCTTGGTTTCATATCAGAAAGATACGGAAGAACAGGTATTGAAGCAGCCGGTGACCGCTATTTACTCGGTATTACACCGGACAGTCGTTTTGACAAGTTTATCAGTCGTATGTCAGGCGAGAAATCAAACGGTTATGATTTAACCTTAACTATAGACGCTAATATACAATCTTTGGCCATGAAATTATTGGCACAGCGCAAGGGTGCCGTTGTTGTGCTTAACCCCGGCAACGGTGAGGTTTTGGCTTTAGCCTCAACTCCCACCTTTGATCCGAATCAGGTTGATGAAACCTGGTCACAATTAACCACTGATCCTGACAGTGCTTTATTAAACCGGGCTACTCAGGGGGCTTATCCACCCGGATCTGTATTTAAATTGGTTACCGAAGCGGCAGCTTTGACCAATAATCCTCAAGTAGCGAATGAAGTGTTTACATGTCCCGGTTATTTGGATGTTCAGGGTTTCAGGTTAAAGGATAACAGTGTGCACGGGCAATTGCAATTATCAAAAGCTCTGGCCGTTTCCTGCAATACTACCTTTGCTCAACTCGGTTTGAGTTTGGGTGCGGAAAAGTTTACTAAAGCGGCGGAGGGTTTTGGTTTTGGCCAAAAACCGCCTTTAGAAATACCTGTGAGAGCTTCAACTCTTGCACCTGTAGACAAATTGACAGGTACGCAACTGGCGACCACTGCTATAGGTCAGGGAGATGTGCTGGCAAGCCCGCTGCAAATGGCTCTGGTTGCCGCCGCAGTTGCTAATCAGGGCGTAATCATGCAGCCTCATTTGTTTAGTGAGGTGAAAGACAGTGCAGGCAATATTATATATAAGCACCAGCCGAAAGTTTGGTTAAATGGCGCATCCTCTCAAGTAACAGAGGAAATTAAGAAGGGTATGGAAATGGCAGTAGTAGCCGGGACAGCCGGAAAAGCCTCTGTTCAGGGATTTCAGGTTGCCGGAAAAACCGGTTCCGCGGAAAATCCCAATGGCAAGGCACATGCCTGGTTCATAGGTTTTGCCCCGTCAGAACACCCGCGTTATGTAGTGGCAGTGATTGTGGAAAACGCCGGAGCGGGAGGAGCTGTGTCAGCTCCGGTGGCCAAAGAAATATTTTCAGCATTATTATAG
- a CDS encoding FtsW/RodA/SpoVE family cell cycle protein → MIQYRFLPERKTEGRLLSLVGLYLLIGGLVLFLTDKPAAEDNLPLLSILPVMLAFAAVSIYWRFTGYKGDQLLLPMVAFLSANGLIFLLRLDPAYALRQAAWLAIALVCLVLITGYCRNYLFLSDYQYIYVLAGVVLLILPIFFGIEQGGAKSWLNFGLFQVQSSEFVKILLVLFLTGYLTENRPVLAVGNMNLGFISIPEAKYWVPLIAMWAVSLLLLVFQKDLGTALIYFGTFLAMLYIATARLSYIFSGMALFLLGAGFSYQFFSHVRTRVLVWLNPWPYSDTSGYQVIQSIVALASGGITGNGFNAGFPKFIPAVHTDFIFSAIGEEMGFLGGAGIILIYLLMVYRGLRITLSSRDDFSMLLAAGLTVLISFQAFIIIAGVTKLLPLTGVTLPFVSYGGSSLVANFVLLGLLLNVSNEAEQL, encoded by the coding sequence ATGATACAATACAGGTTTTTGCCGGAGCGCAAAACAGAAGGACGTTTACTGAGTTTGGTTGGTTTATACCTGCTAATAGGCGGCTTAGTTCTGTTTTTAACAGATAAACCTGCTGCTGAGGACAATCTTCCCCTGCTTTCAATATTGCCGGTAATGCTCGCTTTTGCTGCGGTTAGTATTTATTGGCGTTTTACCGGCTATAAGGGAGATCAGCTTTTACTGCCCATGGTTGCTTTTCTTTCCGCCAATGGTTTGATATTTTTGTTGAGACTGGATCCTGCATACGCGCTGCGGCAGGCTGCCTGGCTGGCCATAGCCCTGGTTTGCCTGGTTTTAATTACAGGTTATTGCCGCAATTACTTGTTTCTGTCTGACTACCAATATATATACGTACTGGCAGGTGTCGTACTGCTTATTTTGCCAATATTCTTTGGTATTGAACAAGGCGGTGCCAAGAGCTGGCTTAATTTCGGTCTTTTTCAGGTGCAGTCTTCAGAATTTGTAAAAATATTATTGGTTTTATTTTTAACAGGTTACCTGACTGAGAACAGGCCGGTATTAGCGGTAGGAAATATGAATTTGGGGTTTATTTCTATACCTGAGGCCAAATACTGGGTACCCTTGATAGCCATGTGGGCTGTTTCCCTTTTGTTGTTGGTATTTCAAAAGGATTTAGGTACAGCGCTTATCTATTTTGGTACTTTTCTTGCTATGCTTTATATAGCCACGGCCCGGCTTTCTTATATTTTCAGCGGTATGGCACTTTTTTTACTGGGTGCCGGTTTCAGTTATCAATTTTTTTCCCATGTCCGCACAAGAGTTTTGGTCTGGTTAAACCCTTGGCCTTACAGTGATACCTCAGGGTATCAAGTTATTCAATCTATAGTAGCCCTGGCTTCCGGCGGAATCACAGGCAATGGTTTTAATGCCGGATTTCCCAAGTTTATTCCGGCGGTACATACTGATTTTATTTTTTCTGCTATCGGAGAAGAAATGGGGTTTTTAGGTGGAGCAGGCATAATACTAATCTACTTGTTAATGGTCTACAGAGGTTTGAGAATCACCTTATCTTCCCGTGATGACTTTTCTATGCTGTTAGCAGCTGGTTTAACTGTTTTAATAAGTTTTCAGGCTTTTATTATCATTGCCGGGGTAACTAAACTTTTGCCTTTAACCGGAGTCACCCTGCCTTTTGTTAGTTATGGCGGCAGTTCCCTGGTAGCAAACTTTGTCCTGCTGGGTCTTTTGCTAAACGTATCAAACGAGGCTGAACAATTATGA
- a CDS encoding Stp1/IreP family PP2C-type Ser/Thr phosphatase: MKWSKISDTGKVRQNNEDSLLVCEDLKLFAVADGMGGHKAGEVASQLALQVLEKELKSSIYRQENPVDILRKAVLEANASVYNLSHNNLSYRGMGTTVTAACIMGKDLYIAHVGDSRGIIISNGMINQLTEDHSFVQKLINEGEITSEEARVHPRRNIITRALGTEPVLEVDIYSYTVKRGDLVLLCTDGLTNHLLDREIQDMLINASDLDHGLQSLLALALERGGQDNITAILVEIE, from the coding sequence ATGAAGTGGAGTAAAATTTCTGATACCGGTAAGGTAAGGCAGAACAATGAAGACAGTTTATTAGTATGTGAAGACTTGAAACTGTTTGCAGTTGCCGACGGTATGGGCGGCCATAAAGCTGGTGAAGTAGCAAGCCAGTTAGCGCTTCAAGTATTGGAAAAGGAACTCAAAAGTTCAATATACCGGCAAGAGAATCCAGTTGATATTTTAAGAAAAGCTGTACTGGAGGCAAATGCCAGTGTATACAACCTATCTCATAATAACCTATCGTACCGTGGTATGGGGACTACAGTTACGGCTGCCTGTATAATGGGAAAAGATTTATATATAGCTCATGTAGGTGACAGCAGAGGTATAATAATCAGCAACGGCATGATAAACCAGTTAACGGAAGATCATTCTTTTGTTCAAAAGTTAATTAATGAAGGCGAAATTACCAGTGAAGAAGCCAGAGTACACCCGCGAAGGAATATAATTACCAGAGCACTGGGTACGGAACCTGTTCTGGAAGTAGATATTTACAGTTATACGGTTAAAAGAGGCGATTTAGTTTTGTTATGCACGGATGGCTTAACTAATCATTTATTGGACAGGGAAATTCAGGACATGCTTATAAATGCATCTGATTTAGATCATGGTTTGCAAAGCTTACTGGCCTTAGCTTTAGAACGGGGCGGTCAGGACAATATTACTGCGATACTCGTGGAGATCGAATAA
- a CDS encoding FHA domain-containing protein, with translation MGLITSVALRYLFLIIFYVFILYLIKIIFRDIRQQQELPEPEEQCRGQLKVVQAEEQYFEPGECFVFTDILCIGRDNSNDIHINKDVVSKKHARITLHKNRYWLEDLKSLNGTKLNNKPLKKPAALSEGDEINVGGVTFKFERCTYEVE, from the coding sequence GTGGGTTTAATTACATCTGTAGCTCTGCGCTACTTATTTTTAATAATCTTTTATGTCTTTATATTATATTTAATTAAAATAATATTTCGTGATATCAGGCAACAACAGGAACTCCCTGAACCTGAGGAGCAATGCAGAGGACAATTAAAAGTTGTCCAAGCGGAAGAGCAATATTTTGAACCGGGCGAGTGCTTTGTTTTTACTGATATTTTGTGTATTGGACGTGACAACAGTAATGACATTCATATAAATAAAGATGTTGTATCCAAGAAACATGCCCGTATAACCTTGCATAAGAATCGCTATTGGCTGGAAGACTTAAAAAGCTTAAACGGCACAAAATTAAATAACAAGCCTCTAAAAAAACCTGCGGCATTAAGCGAAGGTGATGAGATTAATGTTGGTGGGGTTACTTTTAAATTCGAGAGGTGCACATATGAAGTGGAGTAA
- a CDS encoding FhaA domain-containing protein: protein MKKIKFFDSLETSLEKYIEGLFKEKQCGKIQPVDIAKKLFREMRGGKRISVNSVFVPNNYIIYLNSDDLEAIRPYISSLTFEMLEYVKKKARERKYTLVGSPSVDFQSGEHINIGDIKVSGSYDETNKPVHTAKEKDFIEVKNLRGFMRNNNGRKTGRTEITEDHPENTQKYFFNNSGINSENELACLQIKEGPDKTKFFQLTQDKFVIGRDQDCDIVLSDSSISRRHAVLEKTGKLYVIRDLNSTNGTFINGVKITEKIIQPEDEIKLGTTICYIRMD from the coding sequence GTGAAAAAAATTAAATTTTTTGACAGCCTGGAAACCAGTTTGGAAAAATATATTGAAGGATTGTTTAAAGAAAAACAGTGCGGAAAAATTCAGCCGGTTGATATTGCTAAAAAGCTTTTTCGAGAAATGAGAGGTGGTAAGCGGATAAGTGTTAACAGTGTCTTTGTACCAAATAATTATATAATATATTTAAACAGTGATGACCTGGAAGCTATTCGACCTTATATCAGTTCACTTACTTTTGAAATGTTGGAATATGTGAAGAAAAAAGCCAGGGAGAGAAAATATACCCTGGTGGGCAGCCCTTCAGTTGATTTTCAATCGGGGGAGCATATCAACATAGGCGATATTAAAGTAAGCGGTTCCTATGATGAAACAAATAAGCCGGTACATACAGCCAAAGAAAAGGATTTTATTGAAGTCAAAAACCTTCGGGGATTTATGAGAAATAATAACGGGCGGAAAACCGGGAGAACAGAGATAACAGAAGACCATCCGGAAAATACCCAAAAATATTTCTTTAATAATTCAGGTATTAATTCAGAAAATGAGCTGGCCTGCCTGCAAATCAAGGAGGGTCCTGACAAAACTAAATTCTTTCAACTGACACAGGACAAGTTTGTCATAGGCAGAGATCAGGATTGTGATATTGTTCTTTCTGACAGCAGCATTTCCCGTCGCCATGCCGTTTTGGAGAAAACGGGAAAGCTCTATGTAATACGTGATTTAAACAGCACCAACGGAACTTTTATCAACGGTGTAAAAATTACGGAAAAAATCATTCAGCCGGAGGACGAAATTAAACTGGGTACCACAATATGCTATATTAGGATGGATTAA
- the rlmN gene encoding 23S rRNA (adenine(2503)-C(2))-methyltransferase RlmN, which yields MDLTLPQIENWVLQEAMPKFRARQIAEWMFQKGVDSFDQMTNLPLDLRKKLNQTAYLEDLQVIKKQVSAQTGTVKYLFKLKDGQAVETVLMRQVYGLSVCVSSQVGCRMSCRLCASTLSGLVRNLSAGEIYAQVMSVQKEQSSRISHVVIMGSGEPLDNFQHTLAFMTNINADYGLNIGYRHITLSTCGLVPEILALAEKKLPLTLAVSLHAPNNKLRDSIVPVNRKYPLQVLLKACKDYTKLTGRRVSFEYALIKGLNDTTVCAQELADLLKNFSCHINLIPVNPVPERGLQRTPVQNIQRFKDILEKEGLKVTVRREMGSDIDAACGQLRHSFVDRRKEVF from the coding sequence ATGGATTTAACATTACCACAAATAGAAAACTGGGTTTTACAAGAGGCTATGCCTAAATTCAGAGCCAGACAAATAGCTGAATGGATGTTTCAAAAAGGAGTTGACTCCTTTGACCAGATGACCAATCTACCCCTGGACTTACGAAAAAAGCTTAACCAAACAGCCTATCTGGAAGATTTGCAGGTGATTAAAAAGCAAGTTTCCGCTCAGACAGGTACTGTTAAGTACTTGTTTAAGTTAAAAGACGGCCAGGCTGTAGAAACTGTTTTAATGAGACAAGTTTATGGTTTATCAGTTTGCGTATCTTCACAGGTGGGCTGCAGGATGTCCTGCAGGCTTTGCGCTTCTACACTTTCCGGGCTGGTAAGAAATCTATCCGCCGGAGAAATATATGCCCAGGTAATGTCCGTGCAAAAGGAACAGTCTTCAAGAATCAGCCACGTTGTAATCATGGGTTCGGGTGAACCTCTGGACAATTTTCAGCATACCCTAGCCTTTATGACTAATATTAATGCTGACTATGGTTTAAATATCGGTTATCGTCATATCACCTTGTCGACCTGTGGATTGGTTCCTGAAATACTGGCTTTAGCTGAAAAAAAACTGCCTCTTACACTGGCTGTATCCTTGCATGCCCCTAATAATAAACTGAGGGACAGTATAGTACCTGTAAATCGAAAGTATCCACTGCAAGTACTTCTTAAAGCATGCAAAGACTACACGAAATTAACCGGACGCAGGGTAAGTTTTGAATATGCTTTAATAAAAGGTTTAAATGATACAACCGTATGTGCTCAGGAACTGGCGGATTTATTAAAAAATTTCTCTTGCCACATAAATTTGATTCCTGTCAACCCGGTACCGGAAAGAGGTCTGCAAAGAACACCTGTACAAAATATTCAGAGATTTAAAGATATTTTAGAAAAAGAAGGCTTAAAAGTAACGGTACGCCGTGAAATGGGTTCAGATATTGATGCTGCCTGCGGCCAGTTGAGACATAGCTTTGTGGATAGGCGTAAGGAAGTGTTTTAA
- the rsmB gene encoding 16S rRNA (cytosine(967)-C(5))-methyltransferase RsmB, with product MSEVNAREMALIVLKAVDQEGAYANIALNQVLEQRDFNKLDRAFTTELVYGTLRALNTVDWVLAQFLKHPLSSQTAWIRNILRLGTYQLLFMHRVPASAACNEAAKLSHKYGHKGQVKFVNGVLRNIARQHENIEYPDCEKDPVSHISLRYSHPIWMVERWLNQFGKEKTIRICQSNNTPARFSIRTNTLQINRDNLAELLKQQGMIVDKTGFAPEGLNVEGFTSLRNFPAFRNGLFQVQDESSILAGHAVKPAVNCRVIDACAAPGGKTTHLAQLMENKGEIIAADIYPHKLDLIEDNCQRLGIKCVKIINLDSRTLHNSYTGWADYVLVDAPCSGLGVLRRRPDARWRKEAEQIPALVKIQREILESAALCVRPGGVLVYSTCTITEEENIEQVKYFLLTHLDFVLEDMSRLLPSEIDWQNTLGKGYIQILPYTHNIDGFFIARMRKKRV from the coding sequence TTGTCTGAAGTTAATGCCCGTGAAATGGCCTTGATAGTTTTAAAAGCCGTTGATCAAGAAGGGGCCTATGCCAATATCGCTTTAAACCAAGTGCTGGAACAAAGAGATTTTAATAAATTAGATCGGGCCTTTACTACTGAATTAGTCTATGGAACTTTACGGGCCTTGAATACAGTTGACTGGGTGCTGGCCCAATTTCTGAAACACCCTTTGTCTTCTCAAACTGCCTGGATACGGAATATTCTTCGCTTGGGTACTTATCAACTCCTGTTTATGCATCGTGTACCGGCCTCCGCTGCCTGCAATGAGGCTGCTAAATTATCACATAAATATGGCCACAAGGGGCAGGTTAAATTTGTTAACGGTGTATTGAGGAATATTGCCAGGCAGCACGAAAACATAGAATATCCTGACTGTGAAAAAGACCCGGTGTCGCATATTTCATTGCGCTATTCACACCCAATCTGGATGGTGGAGCGGTGGTTAAATCAATTTGGCAAGGAGAAGACAATCCGGATTTGCCAGTCTAACAATACACCTGCCAGGTTCTCTATACGTACTAACACATTGCAGATCAACCGCGATAACCTGGCAGAACTGTTAAAACAGCAGGGTATGATTGTCGATAAGACCGGCTTTGCTCCTGAAGGCTTAAATGTTGAGGGATTCACTTCCCTGCGCAATTTCCCTGCCTTTAGAAACGGTCTTTTTCAAGTACAGGATGAAAGTTCCATACTGGCCGGACATGCTGTAAAGCCTGCCGTCAATTGCAGAGTTATTGATGCCTGTGCTGCGCCCGGAGGTAAAACTACTCACCTGGCTCAACTGATGGAGAATAAAGGCGAGATCATCGCTGCGGATATCTACCCGCATAAACTTGATTTAATTGAGGATAATTGCCAGCGTTTGGGCATAAAATGTGTTAAAATAATTAATCTTGATTCACGCACCTTGCATAACAGTTATACCGGTTGGGCTGATTATGTACTGGTTGACGCTCCTTGTTCCGGGTTAGGGGTATTGCGACGGCGGCCTGACGCCAGGTGGCGCAAAGAAGCTGAACAAATACCCGCTCTGGTCAAAATCCAACGCGAAATATTGGAAAGTGCGGCACTGTGTGTAAGACCGGGAGGAGTGCTTGTGTACAGCACTTGTACAATAACTGAGGAAGAAAATATCGAACAGGTAAAATATTTTTTATTAACTCATTTAGACTTCGTTTTAGAGGATATGAGCCGGTTGCTGCCGTCTGAAATAGACTGGCAAAACACTCTTGGGAAGGGTTACATACAAATACTGCCGTACACTCATAATATTGACGGCTTTTTTATTGCAAGAATGCGCAAGAAAAGGGTTTAA
- a CDS encoding DUF116 domain-containing protein → MQNLAVCVHTQKRLYLGLLLASIVTMVAMAASIWYLAVAPGKSWLGIIILYGLIIGVCGTILMAAFGICGMLITIYRCRSVRLLQSPMRTAVNLLFPIVLALGRMCKIDRDRIKSSFIEVNNQLVLAQHLVISPQQLLLLLPHCLQNSECPHKITVDINNCRRCGKCAVGDLLKLRDRYGLVVAMVTGGTLARKIMHQYRPRAIIAVACERDLTSGIQDANPIPVLGVTNERHNGPCFNTKIAITRVEEAIRVFLPDKMNPV, encoded by the coding sequence ATGCAAAATCTGGCCGTTTGTGTACATACGCAAAAAAGACTGTATTTAGGTTTGCTTTTGGCCAGTATTGTGACAATGGTTGCCATGGCAGCATCCATTTGGTACCTCGCCGTTGCTCCTGGCAAATCGTGGTTAGGGATTATCATTTTGTATGGGTTAATCATTGGCGTATGCGGCACTATTCTGATGGCGGCTTTTGGCATATGCGGTATGTTAATTACTATATACCGGTGCAGGTCTGTCAGACTGCTGCAATCACCCATGCGCACAGCAGTCAACTTACTTTTTCCAATAGTACTGGCTCTGGGCAGAATGTGCAAAATAGACAGGGATCGGATTAAAAGCTCTTTTATAGAGGTTAACAACCAGCTGGTATTGGCCCAGCATCTGGTTATTAGCCCACAGCAGCTTTTGTTGCTGCTTCCACACTGCTTACAAAACAGCGAATGCCCGCATAAAATTACCGTGGATATTAATAACTGCCGGCGCTGCGGTAAATGTGCGGTTGGCGACCTGTTGAAACTGCGTGACAGGTATGGATTAGTTGTTGCAATGGTCACCGGCGGTACCTTAGCCCGTAAAATAATGCACCAGTACCGTCCCAGGGCCATAATTGCCGTTGCCTGTGAAAGAGATTTAACCAGCGGGATTCAGGACGCCAACCCTATTCCGGTGCTCGGTGTGACCAATGAACGTCACAACGGGCCGTGTTTTAATACTAAGATAGCTATAACGCGGGTGGAAGAAGCAATCCGGGTATTTTTACCGGACAAGATGAACCCGGTTTAA